In one Curtobacterium citreum genomic region, the following are encoded:
- the era gene encoding GTPase Era: MTDTETGPTTPERPYRAGFVSFVGRPNVGKSTLTNALVGEKVAITSSKPQTTRRAIRGIVHRPDGQVIIVDTPGVHRPRTLLGERLNDLVQSTLGDVDVIGFCVPANEPIGPGDRWINESLDQYPRAKKIAIVTKIDRTAKDTVGEQLLAVSKLRDWDAIVPTSGTKGLQLEALLGEITSLLPESPQLYDDATVTEETDEDRIAELIREAALEGVRDELPHSLAVVVEDVVEPDDEDDPDGPLRIFANLFVERDSQKAIVIGRGGERLKDVGSRARAEIESLLGGRHVYLNIRVKVAKEWQRDPKQLGRLGF, translated from the coding sequence ATGACCGACACCGAGACCGGACCGACGACCCCCGAGCGCCCCTACCGCGCCGGCTTCGTGTCGTTCGTCGGTCGCCCGAACGTCGGCAAGTCGACGCTCACCAACGCGCTCGTCGGCGAGAAGGTGGCGATCACGTCGTCGAAGCCGCAGACCACGCGGCGCGCGATCCGCGGCATCGTGCACCGACCCGACGGCCAGGTCATCATCGTCGACACCCCCGGCGTGCACCGGCCGCGGACGCTCCTCGGCGAGCGGCTGAACGACCTGGTGCAGTCGACGCTCGGCGACGTCGACGTGATCGGGTTCTGCGTGCCGGCGAACGAACCGATCGGCCCCGGTGACCGCTGGATCAACGAGTCGCTCGACCAGTACCCGCGCGCGAAGAAGATCGCGATCGTGACGAAGATCGACCGCACCGCGAAGGACACCGTGGGGGAGCAACTCCTGGCGGTCTCGAAGCTGCGCGACTGGGACGCCATCGTCCCGACCTCGGGCACGAAGGGCCTGCAGCTCGAGGCGCTCCTCGGGGAGATCACCTCGCTGCTGCCCGAGTCGCCGCAGCTCTACGACGACGCGACCGTCACCGAGGAGACCGACGAGGACCGCATCGCCGAGCTCATCCGGGAAGCCGCGCTCGAGGGCGTCCGCGACGAGCTCCCGCACTCGCTGGCCGTCGTGGTCGAGGACGTCGTCGAACCCGACGACGAGGACGACCCGGACGGGCCGCTGCGCATCTTCGCGAACCTGTTCGTCGAGCGGGACAGCCAGAAGGCGATCGTGATCGGCCGGGGCGGCGAGCGGCTCAAGGACGTCGGGTCGCGTGCCCGGGCCGAGATCGAGTCCCTGCTGGGCGGCCGGCACGTGTACCTGAACATCCGGGTGAAGGTCGCGAAGGAGTGGCAGCGCGACCCGAAGCAGCTCGGGCGCCTGGGGTTCTGA
- a CDS encoding sensor histidine kinase yields MFRPMLRSQIVTDVVTASVLGLLVLVVSTRGVDGPVSWLTVVGLTAALAFRRLSPGLALGIAWVFAAFQMVTGQTPSIANLFIAPIMYTTSAYGSPRVRGLGLASAIGGSVTAALYEGVTDYGVRVGEATATTPLQESLQVTISFFAVTLLLLLLPWLAGLVVRTRRSASMSREAQLVAERDAARADRAVAVEQERVRIARDMHDIVAHSLAVVIAQADGARYALKADPAIADQALGTISSTARGALGDVRELLGALRHEQGTAPTPEVDDIEKLVGEMRDVGLDVRVDREGDPGRLPTTTQLAVYRIVQESLTNAWKHGQPGAPVHASLTYRPDTVEITVVNRRADDGTRGPGTGHGLVGMRERATMTGGTMTAGPRGDDFTVAVRMPAVPASGQMPRDRITSTQQERTTR; encoded by the coding sequence GTGTTCCGTCCCATGCTGCGCTCGCAGATCGTCACCGACGTCGTCACGGCGTCGGTGCTCGGGCTGCTCGTGCTCGTGGTGTCGACGCGCGGGGTGGACGGCCCGGTCAGCTGGCTGACGGTGGTCGGACTGACCGCCGCGCTGGCGTTCCGCCGACTCTCCCCGGGGCTCGCCCTCGGTATCGCATGGGTCTTCGCGGCGTTCCAGATGGTCACGGGCCAGACGCCGAGCATCGCGAACCTGTTCATCGCGCCGATCATGTACACGACGAGCGCGTACGGCAGTCCGCGGGTCCGGGGCCTCGGGCTGGCGTCCGCGATCGGCGGGTCGGTCACGGCCGCGCTCTACGAGGGGGTCACGGACTACGGGGTGCGGGTCGGCGAGGCCACTGCGACGACGCCGCTGCAGGAGTCCCTGCAGGTGACGATCTCGTTCTTCGCCGTCACGCTCCTGCTCCTCCTGCTGCCGTGGCTCGCCGGCCTCGTGGTCCGGACGCGCCGGTCCGCCAGCATGAGCCGCGAAGCGCAGCTCGTCGCCGAGCGGGACGCAGCCCGGGCCGACCGCGCCGTCGCCGTCGAGCAGGAGCGGGTCCGGATCGCCCGGGACATGCACGACATCGTGGCGCACTCGCTCGCGGTGGTGATCGCCCAGGCGGACGGGGCGCGGTACGCGCTCAAGGCCGACCCCGCGATCGCGGACCAGGCCCTCGGCACCATCTCGAGCACGGCGCGCGGAGCCCTCGGCGACGTCCGTGAGCTCCTCGGGGCACTCCGGCACGAGCAGGGGACCGCCCCGACGCCGGAGGTCGACGACATCGAGAAGCTCGTCGGCGAGATGCGCGACGTCGGGCTGGACGTCCGCGTCGACCGCGAGGGCGACCCCGGACGGCTCCCCACCACCACGCAGCTCGCGGTCTACCGCATCGTCCAGGAGAGCCTGACGAACGCGTGGAAGCACGGCCAGCCCGGAGCCCCCGTGCACGCGTCGCTGACGTACCGTCCGGACACCGTCGAGATCACCGTGGTGAACCGGCGCGCCGACGACGGCACCCGCGGCCCGGGCACCGGGCACGGGCTCGTCGGGATGCGCGAACGGGCGACGATGACCGGCGGCACGATGACCGCGGGACCCCGCGGCGACGACTTCACGGTTGCGGTCCGGATGCCCGCCGTCCCGGCCAGCGGGCAGATGCCCCGCGACCGGATCACCTCGACCCAGCAGGAGCGCACCACCCGATGA